The Jeotgalibacillus aurantiacus region GAAAGACGAAGCGATCAGCTATATTTTCTCAAATCTGACTGCACAGGGACTGAAAACAGCTTCTTTTCAAAAGCCATCCGAGACAGAGCTGAATCACGATTATTTATGGCGAATCCGGGACGGGCTTCCGGCGAGGGGACAGATCGGAATTCTGAACCGTTCTCATTATGAGGAAGTCATTGCGCCAAGGGTTCATCCGGACAGGCTAAAAGAAGGCAGCGTGCCTGAGGATATGGATTTAAAAGACGTATGGCCAATGCGCTATCGTCAGATTAATGAATTTGAAAAACACTTGCAGGAAAATGGTTTTTACGTCGTAAAGTTTTTCTTTTACATGTCAAAGGAAGAACAGAAGGACAGACTGCTCGAGCGCCTGAAAAATCCGAAGAAAAACTGGGAGTTTTCATTTAACGATATCAAAGAACGAAAGCATTGGGATGAATATCATGAGGCTTTCGAAGACATGTTAAGTCATACATCAACCGAACAGGCCCCATGGTACATCCTGCCGGCAGACGATGAATGGTACTCGCGTTATATCATCACTGAAGTCATGATCGACTGCCTTAAAAAGATTGATCCGCAATTTCCGGAGCTCTCTGACGAAGATGAAGAGAAGCTGGATAAAGCGATTAAAGAATTAGAGAACGAATAAGCGTAGACTCCGGTCTGCGTTTTTTGTGCAGCGTAGAATTGGGGTCAGACCCTTCTACTACTTTAGACATCAGGGACAGACCCCCAACACTGCGTATTCGTTTAGTGGCAGGGTGGTCCGGGTAGACACGAACCATATTGAAAATCCAATGAATGAGGTGTTTAGTGATGAAGAATCATTT contains the following coding sequences:
- a CDS encoding PPK2 family polyphosphate kinase, with the translated sequence MRKIISHYDEGVGWTMDVKKYLVESDKKIKLQDYATHEEHGIEESELLDELIPQSIDKLKELHWKLHAEEKKGIVVVLQAMDAAGKDEAISYIFSNLTAQGLKTASFQKPSETELNHDYLWRIRDGLPARGQIGILNRSHYEEVIAPRVHPDRLKEGSVPEDMDLKDVWPMRYRQINEFEKHLQENGFYVVKFFFYMSKEEQKDRLLERLKNPKKNWEFSFNDIKERKHWDEYHEAFEDMLSHTSTEQAPWYILPADDEWYSRYIITEVMIDCLKKIDPQFPELSDEDEEKLDKAIKELENE